From Panthera tigris isolate Pti1 chromosome B4, P.tigris_Pti1_mat1.1, whole genome shotgun sequence:
TACTATAAACTCAGCAGGACTCAGTAACCCATTGGATGTGGGAATGAATAAGGCAGTCGGAAGAAAGGTGTTGTCAGATGAGAAACAATATCCTCAGGTGAGCCTTAGGTAATATGAGTAGTAGAGTTTGTAGTTGTTTCTCTACAGCAACTCTAATGTGGGAGTTCTCCCGAGAAAACGGGTAGGTAACACATTTGAAACACAAATAACttgataggaaaaaataaaaagtactaacTTTTCggagaaaaacattaaaactctGAATCCCAAACCAGAATAAATTTCTAATACTCATAGTGGTACATATCGCCTAGGACATCCATGTCATTTAATTTGCAAACTGAGGTGGGCACAAATGTATGCTGATAAATTGTGAGGCAGTTATATTAGCACCTTTGAATAAATCAGAGTGCCACCCATTACCATTTGAAGTGTCCTACATGAGATCATGTCTGTATTCTCTTATTTAAATGTCCTGAATATTCTTTAAtgaattagagattttttttatcttcgTGTCTACTTGCAAAAATTTAACATTAACCAGTGAAAAGaatgtttgtttttacagtagccaaatgtaaattattttttaaatttggtcaGTGTCTGTAACTACTGTTGATCAGATAAAATTCTAACACATTATCTGCAGGAAGACATACAGAATTTCTATGTGCAGTATACTGTATTGAATTATTGGCCTTATGTATTTGCAATGCAGCTAAAGAGTTAAATGGATAATGAATGGCTCAGTGGGTATCAAGTGCTGTCTTatgattttccatattttataacATGGCACAATGTTAACCTGTAAACCACTCCCACTCCACCAGTCTGGCATCTCTCATAgttgtatgtgggtgtgtgtgtgtgtatgcatgtatgctTTTCTAAAAGCTACTACTTATATGTAGGTTTTCATTTGATATTAAGGAACAAAAACAGTGGATCTTGAATGTGTATTTTTAGCCTCaatgatattaaaatttaatataaggGTGCCtgttagtcagttaagcatccgactcttggtttcggctcaggttatgatcttacggttcgtgggatcgagccctgcctcggactctgcaccaacagtgtgagcctgtttgggattctctctctgcctctcccctgcttgccctctatccctctctttctcaaaataaataaacataaaaaattaaataaccctAAAACAGTATATGCTAGGATTTAAGGTTAACACACTTTACACTTATATGAAAATATCAAGGAGCATGTTTGCTGGTAAAGTGATTGTTATTTGTACTTAAGAAGAATCTAAATACTGTTTTAGTACTTCCAATGTTTTTATACTAAGACATATTGTAACCTTTTCTACCACACTTTACTCCCCTGTACCCATGGCAGACATTAAGGTATGATATGATTAGAATTACTAGATCTTAGTAACTCCCATTGAGATCAGAAATTCTCAGTAAGGCCTGCCCCAGGTATAATATCAGAAtgctcaaattttatttatttctttattttaattttaacatttatttatttttgagagagagagtgcaagttggggcgggggggggggcgggcagagaggaagggagacacagaatcctaagcaggctccaggtgctgagctgtcagcacagagcccgacacggggcatGAACTCAAAAATCGCAGaaatcacgacctaagccaaagtcagctgcttaatcaactgagccacctgggcgcccccagaatgctgaattaaaaattttttttaacctgaggtCAACATGCCTTCCTGAATATCATGAGATTACCTAAGTTTTATGCAAAATCTGGTGTGAGTGTACCTTTTTTCTCCAAGAGAGAAAGATTAGTTTTCACCAGATTCCCAAAATGGTTCACGGACCTAAAATGATGGTGACTCACTGGATTGGATAATGGGTTCTCAGGTTTACTTTGATTTTCAATTGCTATAACAAAGTATTGAGTATCACAAAAGGCAaccttaatgtattttttttttgcttttgtcttaatgaattttttatttaaaatgaaattctacccatgtataaatatatttctcctctcttcttcatgGCTCTATGTTTTTACAGTGCATTGTAACAGGAGATGGCAGTCAGTATGTGTATAAGAACTTTTTGTGCTGGAGCTAAAGCAAAATTGATACATGAAGGAAATCCTTTTGTATCAGGAACCCAGGATACAGACAGTGCTCAGGTAACATTCTGAGGTTGGGTCATGGAAAAGGAACATGAATATTTCTTAGATTTTTCTATATTTGAATCAAAGTATTCCACTTAGAGTGTTAAGTTCTAAATTATAGAAGAGGTTTGTTTTATGATCCATAAACCAGAAAATAGTTACAGTGTTTTATTACTACCtatttcagttttagttttgggtgataatttttgttttttagttcatgctcatgttctgtgttctttccattgTGCACTATCCCAGATGTAATGACTGAGCTGAAGGTTATAACTTTCTTTATACACATATTCATTACTGTACTTTGGGAATATGTGATTTGCAACCTAAATAATGgagtataatatattaatatttttaaataatttataaggtaattatcaatttaaatttactttgttaGAAGTTCTATGCttaaatttgaaggaaaaatgtttagaatgccctattttataattattccCAAAACAAGGAGATAATATTGATTGCATTACAATTGTTTTAGCAAATGTGCCTTATAGAcattatttaggtcttttttttttcttaaactacagtgaacgtggggctcgaactcatctccccaagatcaagagccgtatgctttactgactgagccagccaggtgcccctcaaggggTGTTGTTTTAAAGTCCTCTCtcgcctttttctttctttcttctatgcATTATCACGAAATGCTATAGATAGCTGGTGGTGATTACATTTGAGAATAAAgtttggtttgtatttttgtttttagaggtaTGGCCTACATAATTGACCAATGAAAAGATATACAGCTGCAATTTCATGGTCGGTGCTATAGAAGTTACTCCAAATATAGAACCTTTTCTCTGTGGCAACAATGTAAGGTGAAGTTTTTTTATGTCctgctgtgaatatttttaaaatactgtatttataaGATTTCTAACTCCCAAGCATAAATAACTGTTCCTTGCTTTAGTGTAAAACTGTAACTTAAGGAAGGTGAAAACAATTTGGGTCATATTCATGTTTGGATTTGCAGTTATTCCTTACTGCCTAAAGTCCTTAAGCAGCTAACACCCCAGCATAGATGTCATCGTTGATGGGACATAATGCACAGTTCATTTGTCTAAAGGTTAAGAGACTGACACCTATGGATTCACAAGTGATTTCTTTTAGAGAAACTATCTtgtctttttttgccttttagcatTTGACGCTCACAAAACAGGAATATTGTAATTATGAGTGGGGTACTCATATGGTTACTAAGTGTTCTTGATGTTGAAAGTCTAGGAATTTTTGAGTTGGTCTGTCTTAGTAGCATTTTGATTCCCTGGAAATTGAGCTGAGTTATCTAAACTTGCAgctattttttactttctcattaAAGATCAGCATACCAAGGTGTATAAATGTGGTGTATAAATGTGACTTGTTCTTTTACTTTAGAATGACAAAGCCATCTTTCACTTTTCTTCCCATGTGTTCTCATATGAACATTGTTTAGTTTGATGTAGGCGAGGATGGTGGCCTGAAAGTGGATGATCACATGCACACGTCTCTCTCTGATATCTATGCTGCAGGTGACATCTGCACTGCATCATGGCAGCCCAGCCCAGTGTGGCAGCAGGTAAGCCAGCATCCAGGATCACATCTTCGTATCAGAGATTCCATCTGACGGTAAAGGAGTTGCTACCAGCAAATCTAAATATCTGGTTTTCCAACTTCTTTACTTTAAGAAACTGTCATAGCGTTTTTTGTGACAAAGAATTTTTCCCTTTCGGTAAGTTATTATATAGTGATGGAACAGTAGTTTAAGAATTATGGGCTATTACTTTGCTTGTCATTTTCAGATACTTACCAGCACTGTCCAATGGAACTTTATGcgatgacagaaatgttctgtacCTTTGCAGTGTCCAGTCAGGTAGTCACTAACTACGTATCTCTATTGAGCACTTGAGTTTAAATAGCTACACATGTATTTAGCGTCTGCCAGACTGGACAGCACAGCTTTAgattaataaataattactgaGGTATAAACCAAGTTGATAAATGATGAT
This genomic window contains:
- the LOC102966167 gene encoding pyridine nucleotide-disulfide oxidoreductase domain-containing protein 1-like; translation: MVGAIEVTPNIEPFLCGNNFDVGEDGGLKVDDHMHTSLSDIYAAGDICTASWQPSPVWQQMRLWTQARQMGWYAAKCMAAATLGQSTDMDFSFELFAHVTFFNYKVVLPGKYHTWG